DNA sequence from the Halorussus limi genome:
TATGTTAGCGTGTTTTAGTTGTTGGCGGAACTCGTTCTCAGAATCGTCGCGGGGTCGTCAGCGACCGGTCGTGCAGGAGGAGGTAGCTTCGGGGACGAATCGATTTACGCTTCCGCGACGAATCGCCACCCATGCGCACGGCAGTCCTGAACGAACCGGGAGAACTCGCGGTCGAGGAGCGCCCGCGGCCCGACCCCGCGCCGGACGAGGTATTGGTCGCGGTCGGCGAGGTCGGCATCTGCGGGTCGGACCTCCACTACTACGAACACGGTCGAATCGGCGACTACGTGGTCGAAAGCCCGCTGATTCTGGGCCACGAGAGCGCGGGCGAGGTGGTCGAAGTCGGCGAGCGCGTGACCGACCTCGAAGTCGGCGACCGAGTGGCGCTCGAACCCGGCGTCCCCTGCCGCCGGTGCGCCCACTGCAAGCGCGGCGAGTACAACCTCTGTCCGGACGTGACCTTCATGGCGACGCCGCCGGACGACGGCGCGTTCGCCGAGTACGTCGCGTGGCCCGCCGACTTCGCCTACCGACTCCCCGACGAGGTGTCGGTCCGCGAGGGCGCGCTCTGCGAACCCCTCAGCGTCGGCGTCCACGTGGCGCGCCGGGGGGACATCGGCGTCGGTGACTCGGTCCTCGTCACCGGCGCGGGCCCCATCGGACTCCTGACGATGGAGGCCGCCCGCGCCGCGGGAGCCACCGAAATCGTCGTCTCCGACGTGGTCGAGGGGAAACTCCGACGGGCCGAGGAGCGCGGCGCGGACGCGACCGTGGACCCCCGCGAGGAGGACCTCGGCGATGCGGTCGCCCGCCACACCGGCGGCGAGGGCGCGGACGTGGTCGTTGAGGCGTCGGGCGCGGAGTCGGCCATCGCGGGGTCGCTCGACGCCGTGCGGCGCGGCGGCACCGTGGTCTTCGTCGGACTCGCCGACGAGGCGGAGGTCCCGCTGGACGTGCTCGACATCGTGGACAACGAGTTAGACGTTCGCGGGTCGTTCCGCTACCGGAACACGTACCCGGCGGCGATAGAACTGCTCGCGGACGGCGCGGTGGACGCGGCCGGACTCGTGGACTTCGAGGCCGACCTCAGTGACGTGGACGACGCCTTCCGGCGCGCGATGGACCCCGACACCGTGAAGGGGATGGTGACGGTCGGAAGGTAGCGCCGCTACTCCTCGGTCTGCTCCGACTCGGACTCGTCCGAGGTCGGTTCCGCGTCGCCCACCATGGCCTCCACGTCGGCGTGGTCGTGGAGCAGGTCTCGCATCGTCTCGACCGTCTCGGCGTCGCGGGTGCGACCGCTCCGAATCACGTCCTCGGCGCGTTCGACCGTCGTCAGCGTGTCCGACTGGACCAGCATGACCGGCACGCCCTTCTCCTCGGCCTTTCCGATGATGGCCCCCGGCGGCCGGAATCCGCCGGTCAGAATCAGGCACTTCACGCCCGGCGCTTCCAGCGCGACTCGCTGGAGGTCCGGCCGGTCGCCGCCGGTGACCAGCGCGGCGTCCTTCGTCCGGCGGAGGTGGCGGAGCGCCGAGTCGCCCGACATCGCGCCGACGAGGAACCGCTCGACGAAGGCGTCGCCGGGCGCGTCGTTCAACTGCTCGGCCGACAGTTCCGCGGCGAGTTCCTCGACGGTCACGCCCGCGAGCGACTGCTCGCGCGGGACCACGCCGAGGACCGGCACGCCCCGGCCTTCGAGGAAGGGGACGACTTCGGTGTCGAGACCGTCGAAGTTGCCCTCTTGCACGGCGTTGAACAGCACGCCGAGCAGTCGGTCGCCCAGGTCGTCGGCGGCCGCCAGCACGTCGTCCACGTCGCCGGCCTGCGAGTACCTCGAGAGGAGCAGGACCTCGGCGTCGAGCAGGTCGGCCACGTCGGCGTCGGTCAGGTCCACGATGCCGCCCGTGGTGAGTTCGCCGCCGCCCTCGATCACCATCAGGTCCTTGCCCTCCGCGAGACGCTCGAAGCTCTCGCGGACCTGTTCGCGGAGTTCTTCCGGGTCTTCCCGCCCCCGAATCGCCTGCTCGACGAACGTCGGCGAGTAGACCACGGGTTCGAGGTCGTGCATCTCGGCGTCCAAGTCGAGCAGTTCGCGGGCGAGCATCGGGTCCTCGTCGAGCGTCTTACCGACGTTGCTCTGGAGTCGGGTTCCCTTGGGCTTCATGTAGCCGACCGAGAGACCGCGCTCGGCGGCCAGTTCGGCCAGCGCGAGCGCGACCGCGGTCTTGCCTGTGCTCTCTTCGGTCGCGGTAACGAGTATCGTTTTCATGATTCGGTGGTCGTCATGGTCGGGTGTCGGTGATCGTCGTCGGTGGTCCTCATAGTTCGTCGGTGTCCACGGTCAGTCGCACGTCCACTGCCTGTACGCCGTCGGGTCCCGCGACGAGCGGGTTCACGTCGAGTTCCAGAATCGCGGGGAAGTCGGTCACGAGTTGCGAGAGGCGCTGGAGGCTCTCGACGATGGCCTCTCGGTCGGCGGGGTCCCGGCCCCGCGCGCCCCGCAGGAGCGGCGCGGACCGGATGCCCTCGACCATTTCGGTCGCCTCGCGCTCGCTCACGGGCGCGACCCGGGTCTCGGTGTCCTCCAGAATCTCCACGAAGATGCCCCCGAGGCCGAACAGCAACAGGGGACCGAACTGCGGGTCGCGGTTCATCCCGATGATGGTCTCGGTGCCCGCGTCGAGGTCCACCATCTCCTGTACTTGGACGCCCAGAATGTCGGCGTCCGGCTGGTAGTTCCGGGCGCGGGTCACGAGGTCCTCGAAGGCGTCGTACACGTCCTCGGGCGGGACCCCGACCTTCACGCCGCCGATGTCGGACTTGTGGAGGATGTCGGGGCTGACTATCTTCATCACCACCTCGTCCTCGATGTCTTGGGCCGCGGCGACCGCCTCCTCGGGGTCCGCGGCGACGGTGCCCTCCGGCGTCGGAATCCCGTAGGCGTCGAGCAGGCCCATCGCCTCCACGCCGAGGCGGTTGTCGCCGCGCTCCTCGGCGCGTTCCAGAATCTCGCGGGCGCGCTCGCGGTCCACGTCGAACCGTTCGGGGTCCTCGTACTCGCGCCGGCTAATCTCCCTGTAGCGCGAGAGCGCGTCGAGGCTCCGGACGGCGCGAGCGGGGTCGAAGTAGTTCGGGATGCCGCCCTCGCGCAGGACCTCCTTGGCCGACTCGGTGCGCTCGCCGCCCATCAGCACCGAGGCGACGGGCTTGCCGTGTTCGGCCTGCAGGTCGGTGATGACCCGGGCGAGGTCGTCGAAGTCGATGACCGCAGTAGGTGCCGACAGGACCACCGCGCACCCGACGTTCTCGTCGGCGAGCGCGATGTCCAGCGCCTCCTCGAACCGCTCGATGTCGGCGTCGCCGATGGCGTCGATGGGGTTGTAGATGTTGGCCTCCTCGGGCATCGCCTCCGAGAGCGATTCGAGCGTCTCGTCGGTGAACGACGCCAGCGAGAGGTTCGAGTCGCCCACCGCGTCGGTCGTCATGACCCCGGGGCCGCCCGCGTTGGTCACGATGGCCACGTCGTCGGAGTCGGGCAGGGGTTGGCCCGACAGAA
Encoded proteins:
- a CDS encoding NAD(P)-dependent alcohol dehydrogenase, which encodes MRTAVLNEPGELAVEERPRPDPAPDEVLVAVGEVGICGSDLHYYEHGRIGDYVVESPLILGHESAGEVVEVGERVTDLEVGDRVALEPGVPCRRCAHCKRGEYNLCPDVTFMATPPDDGAFAEYVAWPADFAYRLPDEVSVREGALCEPLSVGVHVARRGDIGVGDSVLVTGAGPIGLLTMEAARAAGATEIVVSDVVEGKLRRAEERGADATVDPREEDLGDAVARHTGGEGADVVVEASGAESAIAGSLDAVRRGGTVVFVGLADEAEVPLDVLDIVDNELDVRGSFRYRNTYPAAIELLADGAVDAAGLVDFEADLSDVDDAFRRAMDPDTVKGMVTVGR
- a CDS encoding phosphotransacetylase family protein produces the protein MKTILVTATEESTGKTAVALALAELAAERGLSVGYMKPKGTRLQSNVGKTLDEDPMLARELLDLDAEMHDLEPVVYSPTFVEQAIRGREDPEELREQVRESFERLAEGKDLMVIEGGGELTTGGIVDLTDADVADLLDAEVLLLSRYSQAGDVDDVLAAADDLGDRLLGVLFNAVQEGNFDGLDTEVVPFLEGRGVPVLGVVPREQSLAGVTVEELAAELSAEQLNDAPGDAFVERFLVGAMSGDSALRHLRRTKDAALVTGGDRPDLQRVALEAPGVKCLILTGGFRPPGAIIGKAEEKGVPVMLVQSDTLTTVERAEDVIRSGRTRDAETVETMRDLLHDHADVEAMVGDAEPTSDESESEQTEE
- the acs gene encoding acetate--CoA ligase alpha subunit, producing MDENTGGLSGLFAPERVAVIGATESEGSIGRAITRNLQDDFAGETVPVNPNYDDVLGLDCYPDVDSVPGELNLAIVVVPPKIAVEAVRQCGEAAVRNVVVITAGFGETGSEGASRERELTEVARQYDLNLVGPNSLGVMSTPSGLNATFGPENALPGSISFMSQSGAFITAVLDWANDEGIGFKDVVSLGNKAVLDETDFVEAWGEDPDTDVILGYLEGVEDGGEFIESARRVTDDTPIVMVKSGRTEAGAQAVSSHTGTLAGSEQAYEAGLEQAGVLRVDNVQELFDFAQILSGQPLPDSDDVAIVTNAGGPGVMTTDAVGDSNLSLASFTDETLESLSEAMPEEANIYNPIDAIGDADIERFEEALDIALADENVGCAVVLSAPTAVIDFDDLARVITDLQAEHGKPVASVLMGGERTESAKEVLREGGIPNYFDPARAVRSLDALSRYREISRREYEDPERFDVDRERAREILERAEERGDNRLGVEAMGLLDAYGIPTPEGTVAADPEEAVAAAQDIEDEVVMKIVSPDILHKSDIGGVKVGVPPEDVYDAFEDLVTRARNYQPDADILGVQVQEMVDLDAGTETIIGMNRDPQFGPLLLFGLGGIFVEILEDTETRVAPVSEREATEMVEGIRSAPLLRGARGRDPADREAIVESLQRLSQLVTDFPAILELDVNPLVAGPDGVQAVDVRLTVDTDEL